The genomic stretch CTCGGCCGCACGCTTGACCGAAGGCGCGATGGATGTCTGCTGCAGCGATGTGATGACGCCGGAGAGCGCCACCACCTCGGCGGAGAACTGGTCACTGCGGGGCGCAATGGCGCCGGGCGCCGAAACAAGGGTTCGCATCGTCTCGAGATGGGTGCGGCCCTGATCGAAGAGATTGGTCACTCGCTCGCGGGAGGCAATGATGCCGGACTCCAGCTCTCCAAGCTGCGCCGACATCTGTGAAAGAAGCTGTACCACGCTGCCGGAGCCGTTAGTGCCGGTCAGCGCACCCGATTCCCGCTCATCCTCGGCGAGCCGGGCAAATCTCTCCGACGTCCGCTGAATGTCAGGAAGCAGGCTCTGGGCGGCAAGTGCGTTCTGGTGCGCCTTGTCGAGATCGGCCGTATAGTCCTCGACGGTTTCCGCCAGATGCTGTTCGAGCGCTGCCGACCCGGCAAGTGCTGCCGCGTTCAGCCAGCTGGACATGGCAATGATCATCGCGCAGCCAAGTGCCATGACACCCAGCATCGCGCCGCGGGCGGCGGCGCCTGTCACATGCGGATAGAAGCGGCCCATATACGACCAGAAGGCATAGATCGCCACGGATACCGAGGCGGAATAGATGATCGCGGCAAAGAAGACCGCGGTCGGGGAGCCGTCGAGCAGGCTTCTCACTCCGAGATAGGTGTAGACACCCGAGGCAAGGGCCAGAACTGCGAGGGCGAAGCGGGTCATGGTTTCGACGGCGACGACCCCGTCCTGCAGTCGGTGCGATGCGCCAAGCGCCATGAAGCTACTCCAGAGGATTGAATTCCTTAAGAGATGGTGAAGAAACCGGCGAAATGAAGGCCTCGGCCCGCACAGCGATGCTGGAGTGCGGACACATTTTCGGCAAACGTCCCACACGTGCCTGCGGTGCGGTTGGCAGGATGTCCTAGGAGATCGCGACTGCCAGATAGACCAGACTGAGCGCAATGATCCAGAGCGCGACGCGTCCGGAGCGGGTGTGGCGGGCCTCGGAGCGGCCAATGGCCTCGGCGGTCTGCGGGTCGAACCGCAGGCCGTGCTCGCTCATGTGAACCACCTCGTGATGGAGCTTTTCGGTCTTGGCGGCGATTTCGGGAAGGGCCTCGGCCAGCTTCACCGCGGCCTTGACGCCATCCTTCAGGTCTGTGGCGATACGCTTCGGTCCGAGGTTATCGCGAATCCAGTCCCCCACCACCGGCTCTGCCGCCTTCCACATGTTGAAGCGTGGATTGAGCATCCGCGAGACGCCTTCGACGACGACCATGGTCTTCTGGAGGAGGATCAGTTCGGGCCGCGTCTGCATCTCGAAGAGATCGGTGACTTCGAACAGCAGCGCCAGAAGCCGCGCCATGGATATCGTTTCGGCCGGTTGACCATGGATAGGCTCGCCGATGGCCCGGATCGCCTGGGCAAAACTTGCGACGTCATGGTGGGCGGGGACATAGCCCGCCTCGAAATGCACCTCGGCGACGCGCCTGTAGTCACGGATGATGAAGCCGTAGAGGATTTCGGCCAGGAAGCGCCGTTCCTTCTTTCCCAGGCGCCCGACGATGCCCATGTCGACGGCGACGATGGTGCCGGCGGCATCGACGAACAGGTTGCCGGGGTGCATGTCGGCATGGAAGAAGCCGTCGCGCAACGTGTGCCGCAGGAAGGACTGGATCAGGGTCTCGGCAAGACGATCGAGGTCGTGACCGGCAGCGCGCAACGCTTCCATGTCCGACAGCTTGATGCCGTCGATCCATTCCATGGTGATCACGTCGCGGCCGGTTCTCTCCCAGTCGACGATCGGTACCCGGAAGCCGGGGTCGTTCTTCGTGTTCTCGGCGATTTCGGACAGGGCGGCCGCCTCGAGGCGAAGGTCCATCTCCACCTTCGTTGTCTGTTCGAGCGTCCGCGTCACCTCGACGGGGCGCAGCCGGCGGCTCGACGGCATGAACCGCTCCTGCATCCGCGCAAGCAGGTACATGCTCTCGATGTCATGGGCGAAACGCTGCCTCACGCCGGGTCGCACAACCTTGACCGCCACCTTTCGCCCATCGACATACGCAGGATGGACCTGTGCGATGGAGGCCGCGGCGATCGGCTCGCCGAATTCCGAATAGAGATCCGCGATCGTTCGCCCCAGCGAAAGCTCCACCGCCGTCTTCGCCGTGTCGGTCGGGAAGAAGGACATGCGGTCCTGCAGCATCGAGAGGTCGAGCGCCCAGTCCACCCCCACGACGTCGGGGCG from Pseudorhizobium banfieldiae encodes the following:
- the ubiB gene encoding 2-polyprenylphenol 6-hydroxylase, with amino-acid sequence MSTIGAYFRLVRVGWVLVREGVVSALPTQDMPPSIGLLKSLAEPFARIRAKRQARSTRLSRAVDRLGPSYVKIGQFLATRPDVVGVDWALDLSMLQDRMSFFPTDTAKTAVELSLGRTIADLYSEFGEPIAAASIAQVHPAYVDGRKVAVKVVRPGVRQRFAHDIESMYLLARMQERFMPSSRRLRPVEVTRTLEQTTKVEMDLRLEAAALSEIAENTKNDPGFRVPIVDWERTGRDVITMEWIDGIKLSDMEALRAAGHDLDRLAETLIQSFLRHTLRDGFFHADMHPGNLFVDAAGTIVAVDMGIVGRLGKKERRFLAEILYGFIIRDYRRVAEVHFEAGYVPAHHDVASFAQAIRAIGEPIHGQPAETISMARLLALLFEVTDLFEMQTRPELILLQKTMVVVEGVSRMLNPRFNMWKAAEPVVGDWIRDNLGPKRIATDLKDGVKAAVKLAEALPEIAAKTEKLHHEVVHMSEHGLRFDPQTAEAIGRSEARHTRSGRVALWIIALSLVYLAVAIS